A genomic window from Punica granatum isolate Tunisia-2019 chromosome 2, ASM765513v2, whole genome shotgun sequence includes:
- the LOC116197156 gene encoding uncharacterized protein LOC116197156 isoform X2 — MGDYLADEDDASDIAATVGDAINYAYFADGYGDRMIQMAPCYALALRDTNLLLDQLGFFSSINDIVYHILAISSHLTQQLCVFIENLVLSDVERYSEGSVVRSPQQPRSSTHSIHKSVSEDGSSSDPGILERRGSCPKEELVVNTRSEIDDMIFKFQGAPLIFQGLMLPLLSLRLACRFIMASWQLTISCLQYTQVRLCSIISRVQKTLRGSADDIGWLQWTPGMAPVVDGTSRFLELLDAIRNGEHALPDTFVYLLIPGLFSNHGPLYFVSTKRFFSKMGLACHIAKIHSEASVEHNAWELKQYIEELYWGSGKRVMLLGHSKGGVDAAAALTMFWPDLKDKVVGLALVQSPYGGTPIASDILREGQVADKETRRIMELVICKIIKGDIRALEDLTYEKRREFILKHKLPELPLISFHSEASIAPGVIATMTHIAHAELPWLPILNFRPEDLDNNLVLSGGQVPVVMPLSAAMAVCALHLKLRYGEKSDGLVTCRDAEVPGSVVIRPDRKLDHAWMVYSSRRRNPADPDSRMMCEAILTLLVELGRSKTTTASNKRK; from the exons ATGGGAGATTATTTGGCtgatgaagatgatgcatCCGACATTGCAGCCACT GTTGGCGATGCTATTAATTACGCTTACTTTGCCGATGGATATGGGGATCGGATGATACAGATG GCCCCCTGTTACGCCCTGGCTCTGAGAGACACAAATCTTCTGCTGGATCAGCTGGGATTCTTCTCATCGATAAACGACATTGTTTATCACATATTGGCGATTAGCTCTCATTTAACTCAGCAGCTTTGTGTCTTCATTG AAAACCTTGTACTGAGCGATGTTGAAAGATACTCAGAAGGATCAGTGGTCCGTTCTCCGCAGCAGCCTAGATCTTCAACCCACAGTATACATAAATCTGTTTCCGAAGATGGTTCATCTTCGGATCCTGGAATTCTTGAAAGAAGAGGCTCCTGTCCCAAGGAAGAGCTGGTTGTAAATACAAGATCAGAAATTGATGAtatgattttcaaatttcaggGCGCACCCCTCATTTTTCAGGG GTTGATGCTACCATTATTGTCTTTGAGGCTCGCCTGTAGGTTCATAATGGCTTCTTGGCAACTCACCATCTCTTGTTTACAATACACTCAAGTTCGTCTCTGCAG CATTATATCCCGTGTTCAGAAGACGTTACGTGGGTCTGCTGATGACATAGGATGGTTACAGTGGACTCCAGGAATGGCTCCTGTTGTTGATGGTACTTCGAGATTTCTGGAACTTCTGGATGCCATAAG GAATGGGGAGCACGCGCTCCCTGATACGTTTGTTTATCTCTTGATTCCAG GTCTTTTCAGCAATCATGGGCCCTTATACTTCGTGAGCACGAAGAGGTTCTTCTCTAAGATGGGCTTGGCTTGTCACATTGCCAAAATCCACAGCGAG GCATCTGTGGAGCACAATGCATGGGAGCTCAAGCAGTATATTGAGGAGCTATACTGGGGCTCAGGCAAGCGTGTGATGTTGCTTGGACACAGCAAAGGCGGAGTGGATGCTGCAGCAGCACTTACTATGTTCTGGCCCGACTTGAAGGACAAGGTTGTGGGATTGGCTCTTGTGCAGTCCCCTTATGGTGGGACCCCCATAGCTTCCGATATTCTGCGAGAGGGCCAGGTTGCAGATAAGGAGACCCGGAGAATCATGGAGCTCGTCATATGCAAGATAATCAAG GGTGATATACGGGCACTTGAGGACCTCACTTATGAGAAACGAAGAGAATTCATCCTCAAGCACAAACTTCCCGAGCTACCTCTCATCTCTTTCCATTCTGAGGCAAGCATAGCACCAGGAGTCATCGCCACAATGACCCACATTGCCCACGCAGAGCTCCCGTGGCTCCCCATCCTCAATTTCAGGCCTGAAGACCTGGACAATAATCTTGTTCTCTCGGGAGGCCAAGTCCCTGTGGTGATGCCCCTCTCTGCTGCAATGGCAGTCTGTGCTCTCCACTTGAAGCTCAGGTATGGGGAGAAGAGCGATGGCCTAGTAACCTGTCGGGATGCCGAGGTCCCTGGTTCAGTTGTGATCAGACCAGACCGGAAACTGGATCATGCCTGGATGGTTTATTCATCCCGGAGGAGGAATCCCGCTGACCCGGATTCCCGTATGATGTGCGAAGCGATACTGACCCTCCTCGTGGAGCTCGGGAGGAGCAAAACCACAACGGCAAGCAATAAGAGGAAGTGA
- the LOC116197156 gene encoding uncharacterized protein LOC116197156 isoform X1 — protein MGDYLADEDDASDIAATVGDAINYAYFADGYGDRMIQMVRSSVWAPCYALALRDTNLLLDQLGFFSSINDIVYHILAISSHLTQQLCVFIENLVLSDVERYSEGSVVRSPQQPRSSTHSIHKSVSEDGSSSDPGILERRGSCPKEELVVNTRSEIDDMIFKFQGAPLIFQGLMLPLLSLRLACRFIMASWQLTISCLQYTQVRLCSIISRVQKTLRGSADDIGWLQWTPGMAPVVDGTSRFLELLDAIRNGEHALPDTFVYLLIPGLFSNHGPLYFVSTKRFFSKMGLACHIAKIHSEASVEHNAWELKQYIEELYWGSGKRVMLLGHSKGGVDAAAALTMFWPDLKDKVVGLALVQSPYGGTPIASDILREGQVADKETRRIMELVICKIIKGDIRALEDLTYEKRREFILKHKLPELPLISFHSEASIAPGVIATMTHIAHAELPWLPILNFRPEDLDNNLVLSGGQVPVVMPLSAAMAVCALHLKLRYGEKSDGLVTCRDAEVPGSVVIRPDRKLDHAWMVYSSRRRNPADPDSRMMCEAILTLLVELGRSKTTTASNKRK, from the exons ATGGGAGATTATTTGGCtgatgaagatgatgcatCCGACATTGCAGCCACT GTTGGCGATGCTATTAATTACGCTTACTTTGCCGATGGATATGGGGATCGGATGATACAGATGGTGAGATCATCAGTTTGG GCCCCCTGTTACGCCCTGGCTCTGAGAGACACAAATCTTCTGCTGGATCAGCTGGGATTCTTCTCATCGATAAACGACATTGTTTATCACATATTGGCGATTAGCTCTCATTTAACTCAGCAGCTTTGTGTCTTCATTG AAAACCTTGTACTGAGCGATGTTGAAAGATACTCAGAAGGATCAGTGGTCCGTTCTCCGCAGCAGCCTAGATCTTCAACCCACAGTATACATAAATCTGTTTCCGAAGATGGTTCATCTTCGGATCCTGGAATTCTTGAAAGAAGAGGCTCCTGTCCCAAGGAAGAGCTGGTTGTAAATACAAGATCAGAAATTGATGAtatgattttcaaatttcaggGCGCACCCCTCATTTTTCAGGG GTTGATGCTACCATTATTGTCTTTGAGGCTCGCCTGTAGGTTCATAATGGCTTCTTGGCAACTCACCATCTCTTGTTTACAATACACTCAAGTTCGTCTCTGCAG CATTATATCCCGTGTTCAGAAGACGTTACGTGGGTCTGCTGATGACATAGGATGGTTACAGTGGACTCCAGGAATGGCTCCTGTTGTTGATGGTACTTCGAGATTTCTGGAACTTCTGGATGCCATAAG GAATGGGGAGCACGCGCTCCCTGATACGTTTGTTTATCTCTTGATTCCAG GTCTTTTCAGCAATCATGGGCCCTTATACTTCGTGAGCACGAAGAGGTTCTTCTCTAAGATGGGCTTGGCTTGTCACATTGCCAAAATCCACAGCGAG GCATCTGTGGAGCACAATGCATGGGAGCTCAAGCAGTATATTGAGGAGCTATACTGGGGCTCAGGCAAGCGTGTGATGTTGCTTGGACACAGCAAAGGCGGAGTGGATGCTGCAGCAGCACTTACTATGTTCTGGCCCGACTTGAAGGACAAGGTTGTGGGATTGGCTCTTGTGCAGTCCCCTTATGGTGGGACCCCCATAGCTTCCGATATTCTGCGAGAGGGCCAGGTTGCAGATAAGGAGACCCGGAGAATCATGGAGCTCGTCATATGCAAGATAATCAAG GGTGATATACGGGCACTTGAGGACCTCACTTATGAGAAACGAAGAGAATTCATCCTCAAGCACAAACTTCCCGAGCTACCTCTCATCTCTTTCCATTCTGAGGCAAGCATAGCACCAGGAGTCATCGCCACAATGACCCACATTGCCCACGCAGAGCTCCCGTGGCTCCCCATCCTCAATTTCAGGCCTGAAGACCTGGACAATAATCTTGTTCTCTCGGGAGGCCAAGTCCCTGTGGTGATGCCCCTCTCTGCTGCAATGGCAGTCTGTGCTCTCCACTTGAAGCTCAGGTATGGGGAGAAGAGCGATGGCCTAGTAACCTGTCGGGATGCCGAGGTCCCTGGTTCAGTTGTGATCAGACCAGACCGGAAACTGGATCATGCCTGGATGGTTTATTCATCCCGGAGGAGGAATCCCGCTGACCCGGATTCCCGTATGATGTGCGAAGCGATACTGACCCTCCTCGTGGAGCTCGGGAGGAGCAAAACCACAACGGCAAGCAATAAGAGGAAGTGA